The nucleotide sequence ATAGAGCCGATCAGAAGCGCTTCGCTCAGAGCGAGGAGCCGCCTTCTTCTTGGGTGTATCCTCACTCTGCATGGTCAAGGCAAGATTGATGAGTTCAGCCCTGATATCTGCCAGATCACCACCCTCTGCCATTAGTGCATGTTCAATGGTGGAACGGACATCCTTGTTCAATGTCTGAACATCAATGAGGCTTGCAGGATTGATGATTGCCATATCAAGATCTGCCAACTCCAACAAGAGGGCATGCATAGCAGAACGAAGTGCATCATTTCCGCGAAACGAGAAAGAAAGATTGCTTACACCTCCGCTGGTATGGCAACGTGGATAGAGCCGCTTAAGTTCCCGGGTGGCAAGAATGAAATCGCGGGCATAGGTATCGTGCTCTTCGATACCGGTGGCAATAGAGAGAACATTGGCATCGAAGATAATATCTTCATCCCTGATCCCTGCCTGACTAAGCAGGGAATAGCTCCTCTTTGCTATGGCAATCTTACGTTCATAGGTAGCAGCCTGTCCCTCTTCATCAAACAACATGACCACCATTGCATGACCATAGCAGGCAATATGCTTGGCATGGGAAATAAAGGTTTCTTCGCCCTCTTTCAAACTGATTGAGTTAACAATCCCTCGTCCCTGAACCTCTCCCAGTGCGGAGGAGACAACCTCCCAATCTGAGGAATCGATCATGATTGCTGCCTTTGCCACTGAGGGGTCACTTGCGATATGGCGTAGGAAGTTTTTCATACTCTTCTCTGCATCAAGCATGGAGGCATCCATACAGAGATCCAAGACAGAAGAGCCATGGACTACTTGCTCACGGGCAATCTGGAGAGCCTCTTCCCACTTTTCTTCCTTGATCAGACGGGCAAACTTTCTCGAACCTGCCACATTGGTTCTCTCTCCAACTAACAGTAGTTCTCCCTCTTTCTCCCTCACAATATCCATCCCACTCAAGGCTAGGGAAGAAGTTATCGAAGGAAGCTGCCGAACCACAGCCTGTTCAGAGGCTTCCTTCAATGCCTTGATGTGAACAGGGGTGGTACCACAACATCCGCCGAGAATGTTCAGATACCCTTTTTGCAAGACAGGAGCAAGATCCTTTGCCATCTGTTGTGCCCGAAGCTGATAATTTCCTTCTTTATCCGGGAAACCTGCATTGGGATGGGCACTGACATAGAAGGGACAGAGCCCAGAGAGTTTCTCGATAAGAGGAAGCATCTCATTTGGCCCGGTGGAACAGTTGAGGCCTAGACTGAAAAGGGGGAAGGGGGCAAGGCTTGCCACAAAGGCTTCAAGAGTCTGCCCACTGAGCGTCCTTCCACTCTGGTCACTGAAGGTTACGCTTACCATCAGAGGAATGATTCTCTGTTGTACTTCCATCTCCTGAAGACATGCAATGATGGCACTTTTTGCCACCAAGGTATCGAAGACCGTTTCGATGAGGAGGAGGTCTACCCCTCCTTGGAGCAGCGAACGAACTTGTTCACGGTACATCTCCAGGAAAAAGGAAAAGTCTTTCTGTCGATAGGCTGGGTCTTCTACCTTCTCAGAGAAGGAGAGCGAACGGTTGGTAGGCCCAAGAACCCCTGCAACGAAGGCATATCCGTCATGAGTTGCTTCATAGTCTGCCGCTGCCTCTCGTGCAATTTCACAGGCAGCGAGGTTGATGGGTTCCACTTCTCCTGAAAGGCCATACTCCGCAAGATTGAATGCATTTGCGCAGAAGGTGTTGGTTTCGATGATATCAGCACCAGAGGCTAAGTACTCTTGGTGAATCTGATAAATAACATCACCCCTGCTGAGGTTGAGAAATTCATTACAGCCAGGGGCCGAAAGGTCCTCCAAGGTATAATCCTCGGCCTGCAATCCCTGCTTTTGGATCATGGTACCCATAGCCCCATCAAGAAGCACGATTCTCTTTTCAAGCAACACCTGCAAGTATTCTTTTCTATTCATGTCAGGTACCTACCTCCAAATGGCCACCCACGGCCAACGTGTCTTCAAAAACTACTACAGCGGAGAGGACTTCTTCCTGCCTTGTGAGCGCTTCGCACACCTTCCTCACATCCTCTTTCCCGGAGACACGGTTGCAGTATGCAGTCGCATACGCATCTGCAAGGGCAGCATCTTTGCATGCAACCATAACAGCATCAGCCCTACCGAAACTTATTGAGTGCCCGATCTTTCCTGAGCTGGTACAGACTCCCAGAGGACCATACGAAGGATCAACAATGATGGAAAGCTTCCCTGAAAGAGGACTTGTTGGTGCAAAAAGCTGCACAGCAAGAGGTTTCTGGACATCAATATACAAATCGCCTCCATTCTCAACAACAATCTCCGAAAGACTAAACTGGTCCTTGAGATGCCTTCCAAGGCGCTCTGCAATTGCCCCTGCCACACTACTGAATGGACCAGTCCCTGAACGATCTCCTGCATTGAACATAATCCTTAAAAGCTCAGAGATCTCTCCCTTCGGTTTCAAGGGAACAAAACTGGTAAAGAGCTGGGGATCCCCATAGTCAACTAGCTCCCTTCTCAGTCTTCTTAAAAGGGTTTTCGTTTCAGCCAACAGGGAGTTCTTATCGGCATACCCCTGGAACCCAATCCAAACATCACTCTCCCCAATAGAAAGGGAAAATGAAGAGAAACGGGCAGACCCCATGCTCTGGCGATAGGCTCTCCTCTGGTACAATTCTATGCCTCCCGTTCGTGTGATACCTCAAACAGGCGCATCGGGCAGGCATGGACACAGAGCCCACACACAACACAATGAGATACATCAAATTGCAGCTTTGCTTCAGAATCCATCCATAAGGCACCGGATAAACAGACAGCCGTGCAAGCACCGCAGTCAATACACCCCTCCTGGTTGAAGAGCAACTCCTTGACCATCTCCGAGACGACAACCCCGATCTCTCCGAGATAAATGACACTCGCATCCAAGTCTTGCTCAGTTCCACTCAACTCAACAATGAGCTTGCCCCCACGGCCACTAGCAACATCTGCGTTGAGGATATTGATATCCACATCGTAGGAGCGGGCTAGCTTACTTACAATGGGTTGCTCCACCAAAGTGGGGGAGAAACGCAAGGCATATCGCTTTTTCATTTCTCACCTCCTTCGCGAGGAACCAACGGTTTTACGAAACTATCAGTAGGGAACGTATGCACTGGCTCAGAAAGGAAAAAGCGTTTCTCCTTGATCCAGGAAGCCAAGACATCGGCAATCTCCCGTGCCTTGGCAAGGGAAGAGAGTGGTGCTGTCTTGACTTCCTTTCCATCACCCAAGGTGACAGTTCCACTGGCAAGTTGGGCATAGGAACAAGTCCCTACCGAGGGGTGTCCATCCTGCCCATAGTCGAGAATATTGGTGGTGATCTTCTCATTTGAGATGGCTAGATGGGCTGCCATTTCTTCATCAAGTACTGGTATGGGAATACCGATACCGACGAACATCGAGATACCATACTTCTCATAGTAGGCAGAGCGGATATACTCTCTAGACATCTGTTTCGCATCTCCTATGACGGCAAGGGTTGCACCTGGTAGGGTGGGAATACCTTCTGGGGTACGCTCCCGTCTGGTATTGAACTGGGTTCCATTCCATACCACATACCCTTCTCCCCCACCGAGGAATATCCGGGTTCCAAGACCAATGGTTCTTAGGTAGGGATCGTTCAGCAGGGGACTCAGTTCACCGCTGGTAGAGTAGGTTACGTTTGAAAATCTGGGAAGAAGACTGCCCATATAGGTGTACCTGATCCGGTTCGTGCTGTTGGTTGCTGCTGCATAGTTCTGGTAGGCGTTTCGAGGATTGAAGAGATAGAACTCATTGATGGTATCCTTGTTGATATAGGTATCAATCTCCTTGGTGGGATAACAGTCGGTTCCTTTTCCTCTGGCATGCAGACGGACATCCTTGCCATCGATCAATTCCTCGATAACATTCGCTCCACCATAGGTAGCATCAAACTTGGATTCGCTAGTCGCACCTATGTAGGTATCGACTGCAGCAAGTCCCTCGTAGGCATTCACTCCATTGAGGGTAATCTCTTCCATACGGATACCGGGAGACCAATGCCCGAAATTGATGATTGCTCCACTGGAGCACATCGGGCCAAAAGTGGCAGTGGTTACGATATCCACCTCTTCACTGAGTTCTTTGATGTCCTTCTCTTTTGCCATCGCGGAAAATGCTTCTGCACTGACCACGACAACCGTGCCTTTCTTGATTTTCTCATTGATCTGGGAAACTGTCTTTGCCATAGGGGCTCCTATTCGTCACTCAACCCTTCAAGGGTCAAGACCGGGATCAGATGATAAGCAGGGACCTCGTAGGGATGACTCTCCAAGAGCGCCTCTACCACTGGGGCAGCAAATTCTTCATCAACCACCAATTCTAGACGCCACTCCCGCTCTTGTGCAAGCTCTCCTACCTGCCCAATGAAGGGAGATGAGCCTTGCAGAGGACGAAATTGGCCGGTTCCTTGACTCTGGTAGCAACAGGAATCATAAGAGCCCATCTTTCCAGCTCCAGCTTTGAAGAGAGCCTCCTTTACTACCTCAAGATGAGAATCAGGAACATAGGTTACCAGTATGTACACCTTTTCTCTCCTTATATTTGTCAGTATGATAGGGTATGGTAAGACTTCTGGTATTTCTCGGCAACCCTGGTAAAGCATATGAGAAAACACGGCACAATGTAGGCTGGATGGTTTGTGATTATACGTACCCAAAACTCTCTTGGTCACAGAAATTCAATGGGCTGATTGCCCAGGATGGGGGAACCAGGTTGCTTAAGCCGCATACATATATGAACGAAAGCGGCAAATCAGTTCGCTCTTGTATGGATTTCTTCTCCTATACAGCACAAGAAACACTGGTCATTCATGATGATCTAGAGCTTCCCTTTGGGACAGTCAGGATGCAAATGGGTGGAGGCCTCCAGGGACACAATGGATTGAAATCAATCAAGAGCCATATCAAAGACGAATTATTCCTTCGACTTCGCATTGGAATCGGAAGACCAAAGCATGGAACCGTTTCCTCCTTTGTCTTACAACGCTTCTCTCCTGACGAGGAGATTTCCCTTCCCTTGATTCTTGATTCAGCAAAACAAATGCTTAAAGACGACATTTCTACTCTTACTGTCACAAATACATTAGTCTAATAGCGTCCATTTCCCAAGAAAGTGGTTACAACCATGGCCACACGTGATATACTTGGAGTACCATTATCAGGGATATAAACACCCTCAGGGAGGCGTGATTTGATTACACGTGATTTTCGTATTTCAGTTCGCACAAGGACTGAAATTGATTTTTTTCCAGCGTTGTTTCCGTCAGATACCGACCTTGGAGATCTCTATAAACAGGCAACTGAACTCGCCTACCTTTTCAATACGAAAGTAAAAGCAAAGGGAGGAAATGATTGGGTCTCCTCGGCAAAACTCCATGCCTCGGCCGTCCTGCATCAACTCTATCAGAGCGTCCTTTCCCACTACCTAAGTTACAGTGAACCTGATTTCTTTACCCGCCTGACCACATTGGTCAACAAGAACCATGCAGCCCAGGAAGTACTTGCATTCTACATGAAGGAGTTCCCATCCCCGCTCTTGGTCGAGCAGGGACTGCCACTTGAATACTTCTATGAGGAATCTCTTAGGGGCTATTTCATTCATCAGGTCATGCAGGAAAACCCAGCACTCATGAAGGCAACCAAGCCATTCCTAGCCCCCGAAGGACTCTCCTTCCCCAAAGCCGCCCAAGCTGTCACCGCTTTGATGGGGGGATATACCCTCTCCAGTGCATCAATGACCAATAGTGATGAGGACATCTTCTCCTTCCTCACCAGACCGGCAAAACTTTACCCTGATTCCCTGACCGATCAGATCTCGTTCATCATAGAGACTTGGGGGGAACTGATTCCCCAACGTTTGAAGGAGTTGCTCCTGAAAGCAATCGATGTGGTCAAGGAGGAAGAGAAGCCACACTTTCCGGGAGATGGGGGAAGCCCGGTTATGGTCGTACCCGACTATACCCTCTACGACCAGGAGTATGAGGCATTCACTACCGATCGGAATTGGATGCCCAATGTAATCATGCTTGCCAAATCCACCCTTGTATGGCTGGACCAGCTGACCAAGGAGTATGAATACCCTATTGATACATTGGATAAGATTCCTGATCGAGAGCTCGATCATATTGCAGCCAGGGGCTTCACCGCACTCTGGCTTATCGGACTATGGGAAAGAAGTACCGCAAGCAAGAAAATCAAGAACCTCTGTGGCAACCCTGATGCGGAAGCCTCCGCGTACTCCTTGAAGAATTACGAGATTGCAGAGGTCATCGGAGGATGGCCTGCCTTGGACAACCTTCGAAAGCGGTGTGCCAGTCGAGGCATTAGGCTTGCCAGTGACATGGTTCCAAACCATTGTGGAATCGACGGAGATTGGGTCTTTGAACACAGCGAATTTTTTGTCCAGCAAAGTTATCCACCCTTCCCTTCCTATACCTATGATGGGCCAAATCTTTCTGCGCACCCGGATATTGAGATTAAGCTGGAGGATCATTACTACGATCGCAGTGATGCTGCAGTAACCTTCAGAAGAAGAGATCTGAGAAATGGACACACCACCTACATCTTCCATGGCAATGATGGCACTTCGATGCCCTGGAACGATACTGCACAGCTGGATTTTCTCAATCCGGTAACACGAGAGGCGGTCTATCAACAAATAAAGCATGTTGCCAGCAACTTTCCCATTATCCGCTTTGATGCTGCAATGACGTTGGCAAAGAAACACATCCAACGACTATGGTATCCCAAACCGGGCTACGGAGGAGATATCGCCGGGCGTGCTCACTATGGTATGGATGAGGCTGAGTTCAACCGTCAAATCCCCAAGGAGTTCTGGCGAGAGGTGGTGGACAGGATAAATGAGGAATTGCCAGATACACTGTTGCTTGCAGAAGCGTTCTGGATGATGGAAGGGTATTTTGTCCGTACTCTGGGAATGCATCGCGTGTATAACAGCGCATTTATGAACATGCTCAAGAACCAGGAGAACCAGAAGTATCGTGAGACCATTAAGAATACACTCAACTTCGACCCTGAGATCCTTAAACGGTTCGTAAACTTCATGAACAACCCAGATGAAGAAACTGCCATCGCCCAGTTTGGGGATGGAGATAAGTATTTTGGTGTATGTACCTTGCTGGTAACCATGCCAGGACTTCCTATGTTCGGCCACGGACAGGTTGAAGGATATCGGGAGAAATACGGCATGGAATATCGTCGTGCATACTGGGATGAAACACCCAACGAATACTTGTTAGGTGAGCATTATCGGAGAATCTTCCCACTCCTGAAAAAACGATACCTTTTCAGTGGCGTTGACAATTTCCAGCTCTTCGATCTTTATCGAGATGGAGAGGTGCAACATTCAGCATTCTGCTATGTGAATGGAACGGAACATGAGCGAGTTCTAATTCTTTATAATAACCAGTATGAAGTAGTGGAAGGTTGGATAAAATCCTCAGCTCCAAAAGTAAAAAAATCAAACGGGGACAAGTCCCTTGAGGAAGTCAGTCTTGCTGAGGCTTTGAACTTGACAGTGGGAGGAAGGCGGTACGTTATCACGGACTCTTTCAGCGATGGCCTAACCTATATGAAACCATCCCTCAAGGTCTTCGACGAGGGATTCTTTGTACACCTCCGTGGTTTTGAGACCAAGGTATACCTGAATATCCGGGAAGTTGAGGACACTGATGGAATCTACTCTGCTCTGTATGAACAGATGGGAGATTCAGGCATTGCAAACTTTGAACAGGAAATCCTTGCACTCAGGCTCAAACCAGTCTACAAGGCAATGGATCACTTCCTTTCTCCTTCCTTCCACAAGCAGATCAAACAGCTGATGAAAGGAAAAGCAACCAGCAAAACAGAACGTACACTCATTCTCTTGTTGGCAGAAGCATATACACACCTCTCAGCAGTTGTGGAAAACCTACACCCCGAGGCTCAAAAGTCACTACCTTCCCTTCCCAGGGAAATAAGCCCAAGTTCCATGCTTGAGGAAATCCAGAGAATGAGTTCTCTCTT is from uncultured Sphaerochaeta sp. and encodes:
- a CDS encoding NGG1p interacting factor NIF3, translating into MYILVTYVPDSHLEVVKEALFKAGAGKMGSYDSCCYQSQGTGQFRPLQGSSPFIGQVGELAQEREWRLELVVDEEFAAPVVEALLESHPYEVPAYHLIPVLTLEGLSDE
- a CDS encoding NIL domain-containing protein, whose product is MKKRYALRFSPTLVEQPIVSKLARSYDVDINILNADVASGRGGKLIVELSGTEQDLDASVIYLGEIGVVVSEMVKELLFNQEGCIDCGACTAVCLSGALWMDSEAKLQFDVSHCVVCGLCVHACPMRLFEVSHEREA
- a CDS encoding UPF0280 family protein; translation: MYQRRAYRQSMGSARFSSFSLSIGESDVWIGFQGYADKNSLLAETKTLLRRLRRELVDYGDPQLFTSFVPLKPKGEISELLRIMFNAGDRSGTGPFSSVAGAIAERLGRHLKDQFSLSEIVVENGGDLYIDVQKPLAVQLFAPTSPLSGKLSIIVDPSYGPLGVCTSSGKIGHSISFGRADAVMVACKDAALADAYATAYCNRVSGKEDVRKVCEALTRQEEVLSAVVVFEDTLAVGGHLEVGT
- a CDS encoding homocysteine biosynthesis protein yields the protein MAKTVSQINEKIKKGTVVVVSAEAFSAMAKEKDIKELSEEVDIVTTATFGPMCSSGAIINFGHWSPGIRMEEITLNGVNAYEGLAAVDTYIGATSESKFDATYGGANVIEELIDGKDVRLHARGKGTDCYPTKEIDTYINKDTINEFYLFNPRNAYQNYAAATNSTNRIRYTYMGSLLPRFSNVTYSTSGELSPLLNDPYLRTIGLGTRIFLGGGEGYVVWNGTQFNTRRERTPEGIPTLPGATLAVIGDAKQMSREYIRSAYYEKYGISMFVGIGIPIPVLDEEMAAHLAISNEKITTNILDYGQDGHPSVGTCSYAQLASGTVTLGDGKEVKTAPLSSLAKAREIADVLASWIKEKRFFLSEPVHTFPTDSFVKPLVPREGGEK
- a CDS encoding alpha-amylase family glycosyl hydrolase, with the protein product MITRDFRISVRTRTEIDFFPALFPSDTDLGDLYKQATELAYLFNTKVKAKGGNDWVSSAKLHASAVLHQLYQSVLSHYLSYSEPDFFTRLTTLVNKNHAAQEVLAFYMKEFPSPLLVEQGLPLEYFYEESLRGYFIHQVMQENPALMKATKPFLAPEGLSFPKAAQAVTALMGGYTLSSASMTNSDEDIFSFLTRPAKLYPDSLTDQISFIIETWGELIPQRLKELLLKAIDVVKEEEKPHFPGDGGSPVMVVPDYTLYDQEYEAFTTDRNWMPNVIMLAKSTLVWLDQLTKEYEYPIDTLDKIPDRELDHIAARGFTALWLIGLWERSTASKKIKNLCGNPDAEASAYSLKNYEIAEVIGGWPALDNLRKRCASRGIRLASDMVPNHCGIDGDWVFEHSEFFVQQSYPPFPSYTYDGPNLSAHPDIEIKLEDHYYDRSDAAVTFRRRDLRNGHTTYIFHGNDGTSMPWNDTAQLDFLNPVTREAVYQQIKHVASNFPIIRFDAAMTLAKKHIQRLWYPKPGYGGDIAGRAHYGMDEAEFNRQIPKEFWREVVDRINEELPDTLLLAEAFWMMEGYFVRTLGMHRVYNSAFMNMLKNQENQKYRETIKNTLNFDPEILKRFVNFMNNPDEETAIAQFGDGDKYFGVCTLLVTMPGLPMFGHGQVEGYREKYGMEYRRAYWDETPNEYLLGEHYRRIFPLLKKRYLFSGVDNFQLFDLYRDGEVQHSAFCYVNGTEHERVLILYNNQYEVVEGWIKSSAPKVKKSNGDKSLEEVSLAEALNLTVGGRRYVITDSFSDGLTYMKPSLKVFDEGFFVHLRGFETKVYLNIREVEDTDGIYSALYEQMGDSGIANFEQEILALRLKPVYKAMDHFLSPSFHKQIKQLMKGKATSKTERTLILLLAEAYTHLSAVVENLHPEAQKSLPSLPREISPSSMLEEIQRMSSLFNKEENRLFLQGTRILDEMESVMAAALFLKPFLSEDATISDAMVASDKLLLSRFFSKQLCEAGFEQELARKACHSAAILAASAHMVHDIEDDPRKILATLFEDPSLRTYAQVNEHQGVTWYTKEAMQEIIYLSALSLAIHKGMINAQEYVKTLMDAETEALYKLDRLLG
- the metH gene encoding methionine synthase, which produces MNRKEYLQVLLEKRIVLLDGAMGTMIQKQGLQAEDYTLEDLSAPGCNEFLNLSRGDVIYQIHQEYLASGADIIETNTFCANAFNLAEYGLSGEVEPINLAACEIAREAAADYEATHDGYAFVAGVLGPTNRSLSFSEKVEDPAYRQKDFSFFLEMYREQVRSLLQGGVDLLLIETVFDTLVAKSAIIACLQEMEVQQRIIPLMVSVTFSDQSGRTLSGQTLEAFVASLAPFPLFSLGLNCSTGPNEMLPLIEKLSGLCPFYVSAHPNAGFPDKEGNYQLRAQQMAKDLAPVLQKGYLNILGGCCGTTPVHIKALKEASEQAVVRQLPSITSSLALSGMDIVREKEGELLLVGERTNVAGSRKFARLIKEEKWEEALQIAREQVVHGSSVLDLCMDASMLDAEKSMKNFLRHIASDPSVAKAAIMIDSSDWEVVSSALGEVQGRGIVNSISLKEGEETFISHAKHIACYGHAMVVMLFDEEGQAATYERKIAIAKRSYSLLSQAGIRDEDIIFDANVLSIATGIEEHDTYARDFILATRELKRLYPRCHTSGGVSNLSFSFRGNDALRSAMHALLLELADLDMAIINPASLIDVQTLNKDVRSTIEHALMAEGGDLADIRAELINLALTMQSEDTPKKKAAPRSERSASDRLYDAVISGDHTYLSQDLEAVKKENPLSLVEGPLMDGMKEVGRLFGKGKLFLPQVVRSARTMKIAVDILQPRITAYLEKNLHETGNQKKLAVLATVKGDVHDIGKNIVALILTCNGFEVIDLGVMVPSADIYDAAIKYQADIVGLSGLITPSLKEMEGVISLFEERGSTIPIFVGGATTSELHTAMKLSVHYSNPVIQTKDASAMALAANEVVGPNRLTFLHEVGERYRQLREDHQESKDEKKSPSSGSYTFSLENSKQKREGTKAKTYGVHTLTHIPLSELIDLINWNMYCAAWKVPSSSDEGERLIKQAKALLAEENIRLLFERGCRIVYGVFPAKSDRFSVQVGEKTFFFLRDEKSNLCIADMIAKEDTVGLFVTTSSLFLAPYLKELEERGDTLRHLSVKLLADRLAEALAEKAQQLIVAMWGEPLPSYLRPAPGYPSWNDHSEKDTLFSLLDATERIGVQLTESFAMDPPSSVCGMLVGGENLRYFALKHVSEEQLSLYAMRKSIDRQMLATLLSGMEY
- the pth gene encoding aminoacyl-tRNA hydrolase → MVRLLVFLGNPGKAYEKTRHNVGWMVCDYTYPKLSWSQKFNGLIAQDGGTRLLKPHTYMNESGKSVRSCMDFFSYTAQETLVIHDDLELPFGTVRMQMGGGLQGHNGLKSIKSHIKDELFLRLRIGIGRPKHGTVSSFVLQRFSPDEEISLPLILDSAKQMLKDDISTLTVTNTLV